The genomic segment CCATCTACCTCGTCCACTCGATGATGCCGTCAGCAAAGTTGACGCAAGGCTCATTTGAAGACATGGACTTGATTTTAGCCGACAATTACGCACGCGCTGCAAAAGCAAACGGCATCCAGCAGATTGTTTACTTAAGTGGCATCATTCCGGACGAGACGGAAAATTTATCACGTCATCTTAAAAGTCGCCTTGAGGTCGAGCGCGTCCTCGGTGCATACGGTACACCGGTCACGACGATCCGCGCTGCGCTCATCGTCGGTCCGAAAGGGTCTTCGTTCCCGATTCTGTCAAAACTCGTCAAACGACTTCCCGTCATGCTTCTCCCGCGTTGGACGCGTAACAAAACACATCCCGTCGCGCTACCGGACGTCATTCATGCGCTCGGATCTAGCGTCGACCGCGAGGACCTCAAGGATCGTGCCATCGATATCGGCGGTCCGGAAGCGATGACGTACAAGGAAATGATTTTGAAGACGGCGGAAGTAATGGACAAAAAACAACCGACCTTCGACTTACCGTTGATGACCGTCAAATTATCGCGGCTTTGGGTGACACTCGTCTCCGGAGAACCGAAAGAAACCGTTTATCCGCTCGTCGAAAGTATGGTCCATGAGATGGTGGCGGATCCCGACAAGATGGTCGAGGGCATCAGTGACGGAAAAATTTCATTCGAGCAATCCGTACGGATGGCGATGGAAGAAGAAGAAGAGTCGAAATCAAAAAAATCAGGAAACTCTTCATCGAGTAAGAAATCACAAACGCTTGATGTCCGGTCCGTCCAACGTGTCCGTCTTCCAGACGACCGGAACGCGAACTGGGCTGCCGACAATTACGTCGATTGGTTATCGACGTTCGCGAAACCTTTTCTTACATCGAAGACAGCGGAAGAAACGGTCGTTCGGATTCATGTTCCGTTGCTTGACGCCCCGTTGCTTGAACTGACGAAAGAACCGTTCGAAGACGATCAACAGGCAACGTACCGAATTACAGGCGGCTTGTTTGCTCAAGTGAAAGAAGATAGTAATGGACGCATCGAGTTCCGGCAAATCCCGGGTTCGCAAGAGTGTATCATCGCGATTCATGAATATGTTCCCGCATTACCATGGTTGGTCTATAAAACGACCCAGGCGAATGTCCACCTCATCGTCATGTATCTCTTTAAACTGCACCTGCTACGCTTGATGCAGACGACAGAAGAACAGCCGGACGAATCAGAAATGATCGTTCCGGAGCCGAACTGAATCAGCACTGTTTTTAGAGGCTTCTCACGATTCGTGAGCGCCTCTTTTTTCGTGTACAACCGTAAGATGACGAAAGCAAAATAAACATGATACACTTACAATTGACTGTAAGAAAGGGGTTACAATTTGCATGCGCTCATTTGAAGAACGATTGACGAACCACCTGGAAGCGACGGCGCTTCTCGCGACACTGATTCAACCTTCACGCGATCAGCTCCGACTCGATAAATTAGATACATTTTCAAAGAAGTTAATCCGACGCGACTATACGATTGCCTTCGCCGGTCATTTTTCTGCCGGTAAATCCAGTATGATCAATGCCTTGACGGGCGAATCCATTCTCCCAACGAGTCCCATTCCGACGAGTGCGAATATCGTCACGCTTCGTCAAGGCGAGACCGACGAAGCGATTGTTTCCTTCCATGATCGAAAAGCAGTCCGTCTAGCCTCGGAAGATGATTTGCAACACTTACGCCATTTCGGCCGTGACGGCACCGTCCAACAAATCGACATCACCCATGCGACGTCCACTTTACCACCTGGTCTCGTCCTGATGGATACGCCAGGCGTCGACTCCGTTGATGACGCCCACCGGATTTCGACTGAATCGGCGTTACATGTCGCCGACTTAATCTTTTATGTCATGGACTATAACCATGTCCAATCTGAACTGAACTTCAGCGTCACAAAAGACTTACTCGCTTCTGTTCCTGAACTCTATTTAATCGTCAATCAAATCGACAAACACCAAACATCCGAGCTGCCATTCGATGCCTTCAAACGCTCCGTCGAAAAATCGTTTGCTGAGCATGGTGTTCAGCCAAAAGGCATTTTCTTCACGAGCCTGCGTGAGCCGGAATTCGCGGGGAACGACTTTTCTGCCGTCAAGCGA from the Exiguobacterium oxidotolerans JCM 12280 genome contains:
- a CDS encoding NAD(P)H-binding protein encodes the protein MTQPRKRLALAGATGYIGHNLLNELKKKYDVIALSRNGDDKEDEANVEWRSCDLFSLADTTAGLKGADIAIYLVHSMMPSAKLTQGSFEDMDLILADNYARAAKANGIQQIVYLSGIIPDETENLSRHLKSRLEVERVLGAYGTPVTTIRAALIVGPKGSSFPILSKLVKRLPVMLLPRWTRNKTHPVALPDVIHALGSSVDREDLKDRAIDIGGPEAMTYKEMILKTAEVMDKKQPTFDLPLMTVKLSRLWVTLVSGEPKETVYPLVESMVHEMVADPDKMVEGISDGKISFEQSVRMAMEEEEESKSKKSGNSSSSKKSQTLDVRSVQRVRLPDDRNANWAADNYVDWLSTFAKPFLTSKTAEETVVRIHVPLLDAPLLELTKEPFEDDQQATYRITGGLFAQVKEDSNGRIEFRQIPGSQECIIAIHEYVPALPWLVYKTTQANVHLIVMYLFKLHLLRLMQTTEEQPDESEMIVPEPN